In Carassius carassius chromosome 5, fCarCar2.1, whole genome shotgun sequence, one genomic interval encodes:
- the ins gene encoding insulin: MAVWLQAGALLFLLAVSSVNANAGATQHLCGSHLVDALYLVCGPTGFFYNPKRDVVDPLLGFLPPKSAQETEVTDFAFKDHAEPIRKRGIVEQCCHKPCSIFELQNYCN, translated from the exons ATGGCAGTGTGGCTCCAGGCTGGTGCTCTGTTGTTCCTGTTGGCCGTCTCCAGTGTGAATGCTAATGCAGGGGCCACGCAGCACCTGTGTGGATCCCATCTGGTCGATGCCCTCTACCTGGTCTGTGGTCCTACAGGCTTCTTCTATAACCCCAAAAGAGATGTTGTTGACCCTCTTCTGG GTTTCCTTCCTCCAAAGTCTGCCCAGGAAACTGAGGTGACCGACTTTGCATTTAAAGATCATGCCGAGCCGATAAGGAAGAGAGGCATTGTGGAGCAGTGCTGCCACAAACCCTGCAGTATATTTGAACTGCAGAATTACTGTAACTAA
- the LOC132140395 gene encoding pannexin-1-like, whose amino-acid sequence MAIARVATEYVFSDFLLKEQSDSKYKGLRLELATDKLVTFIAVGLPLLLISLAFAQEVSVGTQITCFPPTNFTLRQAAYVDSFCWAAVEHHPSENGADSAPLNLHKFFPYILLLVATLMYIPALFWRFTAAPSLSSDLSFIMEELDRCYNRAIRLTKSLTTKHDKDIVEDPHSGLEMTEACFKYPLVEQYLKTKRSSWALAAKYLLCRVLTFLTLLLACFYLTYYIFWVSPSDRGGNDQFSCNLRRGILVNESAVPDAVQCKLVAVGVFHLLSCMNLVVYLLLVPAVVYASFQPACQHQRAQFLRPYHLLPAFGHVLDLQPTTRRYDDLSIYLLFLEENLSELKSYKCLQVLELLSEGGEAAFDTMCLLRTLGQVRSDMVDRKQAQTGNGNAEKEISEMKDASSFLLNDGGQTEKSCGCVEDVRHRVV is encoded by the exons ATGGCAATAGCACGCGTTGCCACCGAATATGTGTTTTCTGATTTTTTATTGAAAGAGCAGAGTGACTCTAAGTATAAAGGCCTGCGTCTGGAACTGGCAACAGACAAACTGGTCACTTTTATCGCGGTTGGGCTTCCTTTGTTACTCATCTCACTCGCCTTTGCACAAGAAGTCTCTGTGG GTACTCAGATCACATGTTTTCCACCCACTAACTTCACATTGAGACAGGCTGCATATGTGGACTCCTTCTGCTGGGCTGCAGTAGAGCATCACCCTTCAGAAAATGGAGCTGATAGCGCCCCCCTTAATCTACACAAG TTCTTTCCGTATATCCTTCTGCTGGTTGCAACTCTCATGTATATTCCTGCTCTCTTCTGGCGCTTCACGGCTGCCCCTTCCCTATCTTCTGACCTCAGTTTTATCATGGAGGAACTTGACCGTTGCTACAACCGTGCCATCCGCCTCACCAAGAGCCTCACAACCAAACACGACAAAGACATTGTAGAAGACCCACACAG tggtcTTGAAATGACTGAAGCTTGTTTTAAGTACCCTCTTGTAGAGCAGTACTTAAAGACAAAGCGTTCATCTTGGGCTTTGGCTGCAAAATATCTGCTTTGTCGGGTTTTAACATTCCTCACTTTACTGCTGGCCTGCTTTTATCTGACCTACTACATCTTTTGGGTGTCACCCAgtgacagaggtggaaa TGATCAGTTCTCCTGTAACCTTCGCAGAG GTATATTAGTAAATGAGAGTGCGGTGCCAGATGCAGTTCAGTGTAAGCTGGTGGCGGTGGGTGTTTTCCACCTGCTAAGTTGCATGAATCTGGTGGTGTATTTACTGCTAGTACCGGCTGTGGTTTACGCTTCCTTCCAACCTGCTTGTCAGCACCAGCGTGCTCAGTTCCTCCGTCCATACCACCTGTTGCCTGCTTTCGGTCACGTGCTGGATTTGCAGCCTACAACTCGCCGTTATGATGACCTCAGCATCTACCTGCTGTTCTTGGAGGAAAACCTGAGTGAGCTTAAGAGCTACAAATGTTTGCAG GTGTTGGAGCTGCTGTCAGAGGGAGGGGAAGCTGCATTTGACACCATGTGTCTCCTCAGGACTCTAGGACAAGTGAGGAGTGACATGGTGGACAGAAAACAAGCCCAAACTGGAAATGGAAATGCAGAGAAAGAAATCTCTGAAATGAAGG ATGCCTCTTCTTTTCTGCTGAATGATGGAGGACAGACAGAAAAAAGCTGCGGCTGTGTGGAAGATGTAAGACACAGGGTGGTCTAA
- the LOC132141156 gene encoding ependymin-1: MWMCLDLKKVKKAMMHTVKLLCVVFSCLCAVAWASSHRQPCHAPPLTSGTMKVVSTGGHDLESGEFSYDSKANKFRFVEDTAHANKTSHMDVLIHFEEGVLYEIDSKNESCKKETLQFRKHLMEIPPDATHESEIYMASPSITEQGLRVRVWNGKLPELHAHYSMSTTSCGCLPVSGSYHGEKKDLHFSFFGVETEVDDLQVFVPPAYCEGVAFEEAPDDHSFFDLFHD, from the exons ATGTGGATGTGTCTGGACCTTAAGAAAGTTAAGAAGGCAATGATGCATACAGTCAAGCTGCTCTGTGTGGTTTTCTCGTGCCTGTGTGCTGTCGCCTGGGCTTCGTCTCATCGCCAACCATGCC aTGCACCACCACTGACCAGTGGAACAATGAAAGTG GTTTCAACAGGGGGTCATGACCTTGAATCTGGAGAGTTCAGTTATGACTCCAAAGCGAATAAATTTCGTTTTGTGGAGGACACTGCTCACGCGAACAAAACTTCTCATATGGACGTTCTCATACATTTTGAAGAG GGTGTACTTTATGAAATAGACAGTAAAAACGAGAGTTGCAAGAAGGAGACTCTGCAGTTCCGTAAGCACCTGATGGAGATTCCACCCGATGCCACTCACGAGTCTGAGATTTACATGGCCAGCCCCTCCATCACAGAGCAGGGACTCAGAGTTCGCGTGTGGAATGGAAAGTTGCCTGAACTTCATG CTCACTACTCTATGTCAACCACTTCCTGTGGCTGTTTGCCAGTCTCTGGCTCCTACCATGGTGAGAAGAAGGACCTTCACTTCAG TTTCTTCGGTGTTGAAACAGAAGTTGATGACCTGCAAGTCTTTGTGCCCCCGGCTTACTGTGAGGGGGTGGCATTTGAGGAAGCACCAGATGACCACTCCTTCTTCGACCTGTTCcacgattaa